Proteins encoded in a region of the Planctomycetota bacterium genome:
- the bfr gene encoding bacterioferritin, with protein sequence MQGNQQVIDALNGALTIELTAINQYYIQGKMCINWGLVKLGKKHVSESIGEMRHADKIIDRILFLEGVPEIARYDVIRAGTNVKDQFEADLALETRGVKAYNELANLCAQVKDHATRDMVDTILTESEEHVDWLETQLGLIDQVGMQNYLQSQMGEHDLEGH encoded by the coding sequence ATGCAAGGGAATCAACAAGTCATCGACGCTTTGAACGGCGCGCTGACCATCGAACTGACCGCCATCAACCAGTACTACATCCAAGGCAAGATGTGCATCAACTGGGGATTGGTGAAGCTCGGCAAGAAACATGTCTCGGAATCGATCGGCGAAATGAGGCACGCCGACAAGATCATCGACCGCATTCTGTTCCTGGAAGGGGTGCCCGAGATCGCTCGTTACGACGTGATCCGCGCCGGCACCAACGTCAAGGATCAATTCGAGGCTGACTTGGCGCTCGAGACGCGCGGCGTCAAAGCGTACAACGAACTGGCGAATTTATGTGCGCAAGTCAAAGATCATGCTACGCGCGATATGGTCGATACGATCCTGACCGAGTCGGAAGAGCACGTCGACTGGCTCGAGACCCAGTTGGGCCTGATCGACCAAGTGGGAATGCAGAACTATTTGCAATCGCAGATGGGCGAGCACGACCTGGAAGGGCACTAA